Proteins from a genomic interval of Zingiber officinale cultivar Zhangliang chromosome 2A, Zo_v1.1, whole genome shotgun sequence:
- the LOC122043806 gene encoding uncharacterized protein DDB_G0271670-like, whose amino-acid sequence MATRSSPLLLLLLFISSAAAFDVMEILQPYTEYSTFTKYLTDLKLVDAINGRQTVTVLVVDNTAVSAFSSLSGDDLKKAISYHILLDYYDPYILDRNFDKAGIIPSMGGDLKYNELAGEQMVFGVDVAGAPQDCSLVKVVGARPYNLSVLEVSKAITTTGGGGGASSSNAPPTGTPPTPASTDNASAPTETPNAKSTATSAPAAAPKASSGTSPATEATNGGHSSTTVGGTAEAPAAAEASKSSGGSITSATTKTPAAAEAPRTAEEAKGSGSVSSQAPKSNNSVSTEAPQSSSSKSPVASEAPKSSSSVSSEAPKSSPSSSTSQAPITPEAPANGSSTDSMNSTASSTPTEAPKSSTSSSAASTTAEAPKSSTSSSAPTAAEAPKSSTRSSAPTAAEAPKSSTSSSAPTAAEAPKSSTSSAPSEAPKSSPTAPSQAPKASAAAPTSTIKGEAPSGSPKAAAPGAEDPMGSDADGPSGEAPALNIASTPSSSADAPGTEADQASGSSSRGVGTFSMIGFTMAAALFQFHGLF is encoded by the coding sequence ATGGCCACTAGATCCTcaccccttctcctcctcctcctcttcatttcctctgccgccGCCTTCGATGTCATGGAGATCCTCCAACCCTACACCGAATACTCCACCTTCACCAAGTACTTGACCGATCTAAAGCTCGTCGACGCGATCAACGGCCGCCAAACCGTCACTGTCCTCGTCGTCGACAACACCGCCGTGTCGGCCTTCTCCTCCCTCTCGGGAGACGACCTCAAGAAGGCCATCTCCTACCATATCTTGCTCGACTACTACGACCCCTACATCTTGGATCGCAACTTCGATAAGGCCGGCATTATCCCTTCCATGGGCGGAGACTTGAAGTACAACGAGTTGGCCGGAGAGCAGATGGTCTTCGGAGTGGACGTCGCCGGAGCTCCTCAGGATTGCAGCCTCGTCAAGGTCGTGGGAGCCAGGCCGTACAACTTGTCGGTCCTTGAAGTGAGCAAAGCCATTACGACGACaggtggcggcggcggcgcctCTTCGTCCAATGCTCCACCGACGGGGACACCGCCCACTCCGGCGAGCACCGATAACGCAAGTGCTCCGACAGAAACTCCCAATGCAAAGTCGACCGCTACTTCTGCACCAGCGGCAGCTCCTAAGGCGAGCTCTGGCACATCTCCTGCGACAGAAGCGACAAATGGCGGTCACAGTAGCACCACCGTGGGGGGAACAGCAGAGGCGCCAGCAGCGGCAGAGGCTTCGAAGAGCAGTGGTGGCTCCATAACTTCGGCGACGACAAAGACACCGGCAGCTGCCGAGGCACCAAGGACAGCAGAGGAAGCAAAGGGCAGTGGCTCCGTTTCTTCACAGGCTCCAAAAAGTAATAACTCTGTTTCAACGGAGGCTCCACAGAGCAGTAGCTCCAAATCTCCAGTGGCATCAGAGGCACCAAAAAGCAGTAGCTCTGTTTCTTCAGAGGCTCCCAAGAGCAGCCCAAGCAGTTCAACTTCCCAAGCTCCAATAACCCCAGAAGCTCCAGCGAATGGTAGTTCCACGGATTCAATGAACAGCACCGCCTCTTCTACTCCGACGGAGGCTCCAAAGAGCAGCACCAGCTCTTCTGCTGCTTCGACGACAGCAGAGGCGCCAAAGAGCAGCACAAGCTCTTCCGCTCCGACGGCAGCAGAGGCTCCAAAGAGCAGCACAAGATCTTCCGCTCCGACGGCAGCAGAGGCGCCAAAGAGCAGCACAAGCTCTTCCGCCCCAACGGCAGCAGAGGCTCCAAAGAGCAGCACCAGTTCTGCTCCTTCAGAGGCTCCCAAGAGCAGCCCTACCGCACCTTCTCAAGCTCCCAAGGCAAGTGCTGCTGCTCCTACCTCGACGATCAAGGGAGAGGCTCCCTCCGGCTCTCCGAAAGCCGCTGCTCCCGGCGCCGAGGATCCGATGGGGAGTGACGCAGATGGGCCGAGTGGGGAAGCGCCTGCGTTAAACATCGCGTCGACCCCCTCGTCGTCGGCAGATGCTCCAGGTACGGAAGCGGATCAGGCTTCTGGTTCATCGAGCAGAGGAGTGGGAACGTTCTCCATGATTGGGTTTACCATGGCAGCTGCTCTGTTCCAGTTCCATGGCTTGTTTTGA